The following coding sequences are from one Microtus pennsylvanicus isolate mMicPen1 chromosome 1, mMicPen1.hap1, whole genome shotgun sequence window:
- the LOC142858117 gene encoding IgGFc-binding protein-like, protein MGSLWSWWALWAGATLLWAQLSAAETSCQGMRCTSGQRCQMVSGKASCVAESTAVCRAQGDPHYTTFDGRRYDMMGTCSYTIAELTGEDMSLPAFSVEAKNEHRGSLLVSYVGLVTVYAYSHSVSLVRGETGFARIDNQRSRLPASLSDGQLRVYQSGTQGVIELDFGLVVTYNWDSQLTVSLPTRFQNQVWGLCGNYNGDPADDFLTPDGVQAPDALEFANSWRLDDGDYLCDDGCHNNCPTCTAGQTQHYEGDRLCGLLTLSTGPFSACHEFLDPKPFLEDCVFDLCVTGGERLSLCRSLAAYAQACAELGVPDGNWRSHAGCPLSCPANSRYDTCSPACPASCNSEAVPTNCSGRPCVEGCVCLPGFVASGGECVPESSCGCIYQGRPLAPGQEVFADDLCRQRCTCDADTQKVICKDTSGCPSGERCRVLNGLLGCYPDNFASCEASGDPHYVSFDGKRFDFMGTCAYLLVGSCGQDAALPEFKVLVENEHRGSQTVSYTRAVRVVAHGVEVAVHREYPARVMVDGILQYLPFQAADGKIEVFRQGNDAVIRTDFGLTVTYNWDARVTAKVPSSYAKAVCGLCGNFNGDPDDDLALKDGGQANSTLDFGNSWQEEIIPGCGATNPGDCSQLDSLVAEQQQSKKECGILTDSSGPFRECHKLLNPQGALRDCVYDLCLLPGQSKPLCDALAAYAAACQAAGGTVHPWRSEELCPPTCPPNSHYEQCSYGCPISCGDLKVSQGCGSECQESCVCDDGFALSGESCVPLASCGCVHQGTYYPPGETFYPGPGCDSLCHCYEGGVVSCEPSSCGSHETCQPSNGVLGCVPAGTTTCQASGDPHYVTYDGQRFDFMGTCVYVLTQTCGSLPGLDQFTVLQENAPWGNGYASATKAITVLVANHTLRLEQSQWKVQVDGVDMKLPVDLDGGKIHVSQHGSDVVIETDFGLRVLYDLMYYVQVTIPSNYYQQMCGLCGDYNGDPKDDFQKPNGSLASDPTDFGNSWEEVVPDSPCAPATPPCTGDSCGTGCSPELEDKYYGVEFCGLLTSTSGPLAACHKLIDPKGLLEDCVFDLCQSEGNLSILCNNIHAYVSACQAAGGQVEPWRTETFCPLECPPHSHYEVCADTCSLGCWALSAPPKCPEVCAEGCECDSGFLYNGKACVPVQECGCYHNGVYYEPEESVLIESCQQQCVCHSGEGMVCKNHSCNPGQVCEPSGGFLTCVTKDPCHNVTCRPQETCKDQGGQAVCVPNYNSTCWLWGDPHYHSFDGWNFDFMGTCSYLLAGTACPGVSAEGLTPFTVTTKNENRGNPAVSYVRLVTVTAYNTNITIHKNEIGKVRVNGVLMVLPVYLAGGRVSVVHGGFKAILVTDFGLQVTYDWNMRVEVTLPSSYHDAVCGLCGNMDKNPQNDQVFPNGTTASSIPTWGGSWQIPGWDPLCWNECQGSCPVCPENKLEEYEGPGYCGPLAPGAGGPFTSCHARVPPENFFKGCVLDVCMGDGIKDILCQSLAAYAAACQAAGIQIKDWRTQAGCEMTCPDNSHYELCGPPCPASCPSPARHTTPAACGGPCVEGCQCDQGFVLSAGQCVSLDSGCGCWVNGTYHEAGTEFWTDASCSERCRCEPGSESLNCTSASCGLGEECALLPSGQLGCQPASIAECQAWGDPHYITLDGHRFDFQGTCEYLLSAPCHAPPTGTEYFNVTVVNEHRGSQAVSYTRSVTLNIYGLSLTLSASWPRQLQVNGEFVALPFYLDERLSIYLSGADVVVKTAAGLSLTFDGYSFVRLHVPAAYAGTLCGLCGNYNKNPNDDLTAVDGKPEGWKVGGAPGCEDQCESEPCPETCTPKEQESFSGPNACGIISDPAGPLAPCHSLLPPSQYFEACLLDACQAEGHPGGLCPAVATYVAACQAAGAQLGEWRKPDFCPFQCPANSHYQLCGDSCPVSCPSLLAPEGCETTCREGCACDSGFVLSGDTCVPVGQCGCLYNGRYYQLGATFYPGPECERLCECGADGQVTCKEGLDCKPYEECRIENGVQACYPSGCGQCLANGGIHYVTLDGRVYDLHGSCSYVLASVCDPKPGDEEFSIVLEKNLAGEPQRVVVTVAGHVVALAHGPQVTVDDEAVVLPVTVDRVTVTAEGRNMILQTKNGLKVLFDGDAHVLMSIPSSFRGQICGLCGNFNGNWSDDFVLPNGDLAPSTEAFGEAWRAPGSSPDCGEGCGDQGCPVCLAEETKEYEKNEACGKMQDAKGPFAACHQVLSPLEYFRQCVYDMCANKGNKTYLCQSLAAYTAACQAAGATVQPWRTEDFCPLQCPAHSHYSVCTSSCKGSCAALAGLTQCSSRCFEGCECDDHFLLSQGVCVPAQQCGCTYDGHYMPVNSSLLTSDCSQLCCCSGSTGLSCHPTSCPSGQVCKLQDGVRSCQPAQGVCSITVGANLTTFDGAHNAISSPGVYEVSSLCPGIQKPVPWYRVVADVQSCDGNDKIVDKVHIFFQDGLVTVTRSNGVWVNGLRVDLPASVLTSVSVKRLPDGSMLIHQEGGVQVRLGIDGHLDVMVGDDHEGILCGACGNFDGDQANDKFGSQENTSMEKWEAQDFSPCSS, encoded by the exons CTCAGCTCTCCGCAGCAGAGACTTCCTGCCAAGGCATGCGGTGTACATCTGGGCAGCGCTGCCAGATGGTGAGTGGAAAGGCCAGCTGTGTGGCAGAGTCCACAGCTGTCTGCCGTGCCCAGGGTGATCCCCATTACACCACCTTCGATGGCCGCCGCTATGACATGATGGGCACCTGCTCCTACACCATTGCTGAGCTGACTGGAGAGGACATGAGCCTGCCGGCCTTCAGTGTGGAGGCCAAGAATGAGCACCGGGGCAGCCTCCTAGTCTCCTACGTGGGCTTGGTGACCGTCTACGCCTACAGCCACTCTGTGTCACTGGTTCGAGGAGAAACTGGCTTCGCCCGG ATTGACAATCAGCGCTCCCGCCTGCCCGCCTCCCTGAGTGATGGTCAGCTGCGTGTGTACCAGAGTGGAACACAAGGCGTGATCGAGCTGGACTTTGGGCTGGTGGTCACCTATAACTGGGATAGTCAGCTGACAGTGAGCCTGCCCACGCGCTTCCAAAACCAGGTGTGGGGGCTGTGTGGCAACTATAACGGAGACCCTGCTGACGACTTCCTCACACCTGATGGGGTACAGGCTCCAGATGCCTTGGAATTTGCAAATAGCTGGAGGCTGGATGATGGGGACTACCTGTGTGATGATGGCTGCCACAACAATTGTCCCACCTGCACTGCAGGCCAGACCCAGCACTATGAGGGAGACCGGCTCTGTGGTCTGCTAACTCTGTCCACAGGCCCCTTCTCTGCCTGCCATGAATTCCTGGACCCCAAGCCTTTCCTGGAGGACTGTGTGTTTGACCTGTGTGTGACTGGAGGGGAGCGCCTCAGCCTGTGTCGGAGCCTTGCTGCCTATGCCCAGGCCTGTGCGGAACTGGGCGTCCCTGATGGGAACTGGAGGTCACACGCAGGCTGCC CCCTGTCCTGCCCAGCCAACAGCCGCTATGATACTTGCAGCCCTGCCTGCCCAGCCTCCTGCAACTCAGAAGCTGTACCGACCAACTGCTCTGGGCGCCCATGTGTGGAGGGCTGCGTGTGCCTTCCAGGCTTTGTGGCCAGTGGTGGCGAGTGTGTGCCCGAGTCATCCTGCGGCTGCATCTACCAGGGCCGCCCCCTGGCCCCAGGTCAGGAAGTGTTTGCTGATGACCTATGTCGGCAACGCTGCACCTGTGACGCAGACACCCAAAAGGTGATCTGCAAAGACACATCAGGATGTCCTTCTGGTGAGCGCTGCCGTGTGCTGAACGGCCTCCTGGGTTGCTATCCCGACAACTTCGCCAGCTGCGAGGCATCCGGAGACCCGCACTACGTGAGCTTTGATGGAAAGCGCTTTGACTTTATGGGTACCTGCGCATACCTGCTGGTGGGCTCGTGCGGCCAGGATGCTGCACTGCCCGAGTTTAAGGTGCTGGTGGAAAATGAACATCGAGGCAGCCAGACCGTGAGCTACACCAGAGCTGTGCGGGTGGTGGCCCACGGTGTAGAGGTGGCCGTGCACAGAGAGTACCCAGCAAGAGTGATG GTGGACGGCATCCTTCAGTACCTGCCCTTCCAGGCTGCAGACGGGAAAATTGAGGTGTTCCGCCAGGGCAACGATGCTGTCATACGCACAGACTTTGGCTTGACCGTTACCTACAACTGGGATGCTCGTGTGACTGCCAAGGTGCCCAGCAGCTACGCCAAGGCTGTGTGTGGGCTCTGTGGGAACTTCAATGGGGACCCAGATGATGATCTGGCTCTGAAGGACGGAGGCCAAGCCAACAGCACTCTGGACTTTGGAAATAGCTGGCAGGAGGAGATAATCCCTGGGTGTGGAGCAACTAATCCTGGTGACTGTTCCCAACTAGATTCACTTGTGGCCgagcaacaacaaagcaaaaaggaATGTGGGATCCTTACTGATTCTTCGGGTCCCTTCAGGGAATGTCACAAGTTGCTGAACCCGCAGGGTGCACTACGTGACTGTGTCTATgacctctgcctgctgcctggtcAGTCTAAGCCACTGTGTGATGCTCTGGCTGCGTATGCTGCTGCATGCCAGGCTGCTGGGGGCACTGTGCATCCCTGGAGGAGCGAGGAACTTTGCC CACCGACCTGCCCACCTAACAGTCACTATGAGCAATGTTCCTATGGATGCCCAATATCCTGTGGAGACCTGAAAGTGTCCCAAGGCTGTGGCTCAGAATGCCAAGAGAGCTGTGTTTGTGATGACGGCTTTGCCCTCAGTGGTGAGTCTTGTGTGCCTCTGGCCTCCTGCGGCTGTGTACACCAGGGCACCTACTACCCACCAGGAGAAACCTTCTACCCTGGACCTGGATGCGACTCTCTTTGCCACTGCTACGAAGGTGGTGTGGTTTCTTGTGAGCCCTCATCCTGTGGCTCACATGAGACTTGCCAGCCGTCCAATGGAGTCCTGGGCTGTGTGCCTGCGGGCACTACCACCTGCCAGGCATCAGGAGATCCTCATTACGTCACCTATGATGGCCAACGCTTTGACTTCATgggtacctgtgtgtatgtgctaaCACAAACTTGTGGAAGCCTGCCCGGCCTAGACCAGTTCACCGTCCTGCAGGAGAACGCGCCCTGGGGCAATGGGTATGCTAGTGCCACTAAGGCGATCACGGTCCTGGTGGCCAACCACACCCTGCGACTGGAGCAGAGTCAGTGGAAGGTCCAG gtggaCGGTGTGGATATGAAGCTCCCAGTGGATCTGGATGGGGGCAAGATCCATGTCTCCCAGCACGGATCTGATGTTGTGATTGAAACTGATTTTGGCCTGCGTGTGCTCTATGACCTCATGTACTACGTGCAGGTCACTATCCCATCCAACTACTACCAGCAGATGTGTGGTCTGTGTGGAGACTACAACGGGGACCCCAAGGATGACTTCCAGAAGCCAAATGGCTCACTGGCATCCGACCCCACTGACTTTGGGAACTCTTGGGAGGAAGTTGTGCCTGACTCCCCCTGTGCGCCAGCGACTCCTCCCTGCACAGGGGACAGCTGTGGAACTGGCTGTAGCCCTGAGTTGGAGGACAAGTACTATGGGGTGGAGTTCTGCGGGCTGCTCACCAGCACCTCGGGGCCACTGGCTGCCTGCCACAAGCTGATAGACCCCAAGGGTCTCTTGGAAGACTGTGTCTTTGATCTCTGCCAGAGTGAGGGGAACCTGAGCATTCTCTGCAACAACATCCATGCCTATGTGAGCGCCTGCCAGGCAGCTGGAGGGCAAGTGGAACCATGGAGGACCGAAACTTTCTGTC CATTGGAGTGCCCCCCTCACAGCCACTATGAGGTCTGTGCAGACACCTGCTCCCTGGGCTGCTGGGCTCTCAGTGCCCCACCCAAGTGCCCAGAAGTGTGTGCTGAGGGCTGTGAATGTGACTCCGGCTTCCTGTACAATGGAAAAGCCTGTGTGCCCGTCCAGGAATGTGGCTGCTACCACAATGGGGTCTACTATGAG CCAGAGGAGTCGGTTCTCATTGAAAGTTGCCAGCAGCAGTGTGTGTGCCATTCAGGAGAAGGCATGGTGTGCAAGAATCACAGCTGCAATCCAGGACAGGTGTGCGAGCCCTCCGGAGGCTTCCTGACCTGTGTCACCAAAG aCCCATGCCACAATGTCACTTGCCGGCCTCAGGAGACCTGCAAGGATCAAGGTGGTCAGGCCGTGTGTGTGCCCAACTATAATTCCACATGTTGGCTGTGGGGTGACCCTCACTACCACTCCTTCGATGGCTGGAACTTTGACTTCATGGGCACCTGCAGCTACCTGCTGGCAGGAACTGCCTGTCCTGGGGTCAGTGCCGAGGGCCTGACTCCCTTCACTGTCACAACCAAGAATGAGAACCGGGGCAACCCGGCTGTGTCCTATGTGAGACTGGTCACTGTGACTGCCTACAACACCAACATCACCATCCACAAGAACGAGATTGGCAAAGTTCGG gtGAATGGAGTTCTGATGGTCTTGCCTGTCTACCTGGCTGGTGGACGGGTTTCAGTGGTCCACGGAGGCTTCAAGGCTATTCTGGTGACAGACTTCGGGCTTCAGGTCACCTATGACTGGAACATGAGGGTAGAGGTCACACTGCCCAGTAGCTACCATGATGCAGTGTGTGGGCTCTGTGGAAACATGGACAAAAACCCCCAAAATGACCAAGTCTTCCCTAACGGCACAACGGCATCCTCAATACCCACCTGGGGTGGCAGCTGGCAGATTCCAGGGTGGGACCCTCTTTGCTGGAATGAATGTCAGGGTTCCTGTCCAGTGTGCCCAGAGAACAAATTGGAGGAGTATGAGGGCCCTGGCTACTGTGGACCTCTGGCTCCTGGTGCAGGGGGCCCCTTCACCAGCTGCCATGCCCGTGTGCCTCCTGAGAACTTCTTCAAGGGCTGCGTGCTGGATGTCTGCATGGGCGATGGCATCAAAGACATTCTATGCCAGTCACTGGCTGCCTATGCTGCTGCCTGCCAGGCCGCTGGCATCCAAATAAAGGACTGGAGGACTCAGGCTGGCTGTG AGATGACCTGCCCTGACAACAGCCACTATGAGCTCTGTGGCCCACCCTGCCCAGCCAGCTGCCCATCCCCTGCACGCCACACAACCCCAGCTGCATGTGGCGGGCCCTGTGTGGAGGGGTGCCAGTGTGACCAGGGCTTCGTGCTAAGTGCTGGGCAGTGCGTTTCCCTGGacagtggctgtggctgctgggTCAATGGCACATACCATGAAGCAGGCACCGAGTTTTGGACTGATGCCAGCTGCTCTGAGAGGTGCCGCTGCGAACCTGGAAGTGAATCTCTGAATTGCACGTCTGCCAGCTGTGGGCTGGGTGAGGAGTGTGCCTTGTTGCCCTCCGGCCAGCTCGGCTGCCAACCAGCAAGCATAGCTGAGTGCCAAGCCTGGGGCGATCCCCATTACATCACCCTTGACGGGCACCGGTTTGACTTCCAAGGCACCTGCGAGTACCTGCTGAGCGCACCCTGCCATGCACCACCCACAGGGACTGAATACTTCAATGTCACTGTGGTCAATGAGCACAGGGGCAGCCAGGCGGTCAGCTACACCCGCAGTGTCACTCTGAATATCTACGGCCTCAGCCTGACCCTTAGTGCCAGCTGGCCAAGGCAGCTACAG GTGAACGGAGAGTTCGTTGCTTTGCCCTTCTACCTGGACGAGCGACTGAGCATTTACCTAAGTGGAGCAGATGTAGTGGTGAAAACCGCAGCAGGGCTCTCCCTGACTTTCGATGGCTACAGTTTTGTCCGCCTGCACGTGCCTGCAGCCTATGCAGGCACCCTCTGTGGCTTGTGTGGGAACTACAACAAAAATCCCAATGATGACCTGACAGCTGTGGATGGAAAACCTGAGGGCTGGAAGGTGGGCGGAGCCCCAGGCTGTGAGGACCAATGCGAGTCTGAGCCTTGCCCAGAGACCTGCACACCTAAGGAACAGGAATCCTTTAGTGGCCCCAACGCCTGCGGCATCATCTCAGACCCCGCAGGTCCACTAGCaccctgccacagcctcctgccACCCTCGCAGTACTTCGAGGCTTGCTTGCTGGATGCCTGTCAAGCTGAGGGCCATCCAGGAGGTCTCTGTCCTGCCGTGGCCACCTATGTGGCAGCTTGTCAGGCTGCTGGAGCCCAACTTGGAGAGTGGAGAAAGCCAGACTTCTGTC CCTTCCAGTGTCCTGCCAACAGTCACTACCAGCTCTGTGGTGACTCCTGCCCTGTGAGCTGCCCAAGCCTCTTGGCCCCAGAGGGCTGTGAAACCACCTGCCGGGAAGGCTGTGCCTGTGATTCTGGCTTTGTGCTCAGTGGTGACACCTGTGTGCCCGTGGGCCAGTGTGGCTGCCTCTACAATGGACGCTACTACCAGCTGGGTGCCACATTCTACCCAGGCCCTGAGTGCGAGCGGCTCTGTGAGTGTGGGGCAGATGGGCAGGTTACCTGCAAGGAAGGCTTAGACTGCAAGCCCTATGAGGAGTGCCGGATAGAGAACGGTGTTCAGGCCTGCTATCCCTCTGGTTGTGGCCAATGCCTGGCCAATGGGGGCATCCATTATGTCACTCTTGATGGACGGGTGTATGATCTTCATGGCTCCTGCTCCTATGTCTTGGCCAGTGTCTGTGACCCGAAACCTGGAGATGAGGAGTTCTCCATTGTGCTTGAGAAAAACCTGGCAGGTGAACCCCAGCGAGTGGTGGTTACCGTGGCAGGCCATGTTGTGGCCCTGGCTCATGGCCCACAG GTGACAGTGGATGACGAAGCTGTGGTCCTACCCGTGACTGTAGACCGTGTGACCGTGACTGCTGAAGGCCGGAATATGATTCTGCAGACCAAGAATGGGCTGAAGGTTCTCTTTGACGGCGATGCCCATGTCCTCATGTCCATCCCTAGTTCCTTCCGTGGACAGAtctgtggcctctgtgggaactTCAATGGGAACTGGAGTGACGACTTTGTGTTGCCCAATGGAGACTTAGCCCCCAGTACTGAGGCCTTTGGAGAAGCCTGGCGAGCTCCAGGCTCCTCCCCAGACTGTGGTGAGGGCTGTGGGGACCAAGGATGTCCTGTGTGCTTGGCAGAGGAGACAAAAGAATATGAGAAAAACGAAGCCTGTGGGAAGATGCAGGACGCCAAAGGCCCCTTCGCAGCCTGCCACCAGGTTCTGAGTCCCTTGGAATACTTCCGCCAATGTGTGTATGACATGTGTGCCAATAAGGGCAACAAAACATACCTCTGTCAAAGCCTGGCAGCCTATACCGCAGCCTGTCAGGCAGCTGGTGCAACCGTGCAGCCCTGGAGGACAGAAGACTTCTGCC ctctccagtgtcctgctcacAGCCACTACTCTGTCTGCACAAGCTCCTGCAAGGGCTCCTGCGCTGCTCTCGCTGGCCTCACCCAATGCAGCTCTCGCTGCTTTGAAGGATGTGAGTGTGATGATCACTTCCTGCTCTCCCAGGGTGTGTGCGTTCCTGCCCAACAATGCGGCTGCACCTACGATGGCCACTATATGCCG